One window of Theropithecus gelada isolate Dixy chromosome 4, Tgel_1.0, whole genome shotgun sequence genomic DNA carries:
- the PSMB8 gene encoding proteasome subunit beta type-8 isoform X1 gives MPWKDSETAPSPWRPLPLHAAVIFCCSCPRTCSQDSAPSHFRPSWFCKVMLIGTPTPRETTPSSWLTSSLLVEAAPLDDTTLPTPVSSRCPSLEPTEFFQSLGGEGERNVQIDMAHGTTTLAFKFQHGVIVAVDSRASAGSYIATLRVNKVIEINPYLLGTMSGCAADCQYWERLLAKECRLYYLRNGDRISVSAASKLLSNMMCQYRGMGLSMGSMICGWDKKGPGLYYVNEHGTRLSGNMFSTGSGNTYAYGVMDSGYRPNLSPEEAYDLGRRAIAHATHRDSYSGGVVNMYHMKEDGWVKVESTDVSDLLHQYREANQ, from the exons ATGCCGTGGAAAGATTCAGAGACTGCGCCCTCTCCCTGGCGCCCCCTTCCCCTACATGCGGCGGTTATATTCTGTTGCAGTTGCCCCAGGACCTGTTCCCAAGACTCTGCCCCCTCTCACTTCCGTCCCTCCTGGTTTTGTAAAGTGATGCTCATAGGAACCCCCACTCCGCGTGAAACTACTCCCAGCTCCTGGCTGACTTCCAGTCTTCTGGTTGAGGCTGCGCCTTTAGATGACACGACCCTACCCACCCCTGTTTCCAGCAGATGCCCAAGCCTGGAA CCCACAGAATTCTTCCAGTCTCTGggtggggaaggagaaaggaacgTTCAGATTGACATGGCCCATGGCACCACCACGCTTGCCTTCAAGTTCCAGCATGGAGTGATTGTAGCAGTGGATTCTCGGGCCTCAGCTGGGTCCTACATTG CTACTTTACGGGTGAACAAGGTGATTGAGATTAACCCTTACCTGCTTGGCACCATGTCTGGCTGTGCAGCAGACTGTCAGTACTGGGAGCGCCTGCTGGCCAAGGAATGCAG GCTGTACTATCTGCGAAATGGAGATCGTATTTCAGTGTCGGCAGCCTCCAAGCTGCTGTCCAACATGATGTGCCAGTACCGGGGCATGGGCCTCTCTATGGGCAGTATGATCTGTGGCTGGGATAAGAAG GGTCCTGGACTCTACTACGTGAATGAACATGGGACTCGGCTCTCAGGAAATATGTTCTCCACTGGTAGTGGGAACACTTATGCCTACGGGGTCATGGACAGTGGCTATCGGCCTAATCTTAGCCCTGAAGAGGCCTATGACCTTGGCCGCAGGGCGATTGCTCATGCCACTCACAGAGACAGCTATTCTGGAGGCGTTGTCAATA TGTACCACATGAAGGAAGATGGTTGGGTAAAAGTAGAAAGTACAGATGTCAGTGACCTGCTGCACCAGTACCGGGAAGCCAACCagtaa
- the PSMB8 gene encoding proteasome subunit beta type-8 isoform X2 has protein sequence MWKRFWFPPLRSVAFAFTSSSENRQISGCWAVMALLDVCGAPRGQRPEWALQVAGSGHRSDPGHYSFSMRSPELALPRGMQPTEFFQSLGGEGERNVQIDMAHGTTTLAFKFQHGVIVAVDSRASAGSYIATLRVNKVIEINPYLLGTMSGCAADCQYWERLLAKECRLYYLRNGDRISVSAASKLLSNMMCQYRGMGLSMGSMICGWDKKGPGLYYVNEHGTRLSGNMFSTGSGNTYAYGVMDSGYRPNLSPEEAYDLGRRAIAHATHRDSYSGGVVNMYHMKEDGWVKVESTDVSDLLHQYREANQ, from the exons ATGTGGAAAAGATTCTGGTTCCCTCCCCTTCGATCTGTGGCTTTCGCTTTCACTTCCTCCTCCGAGAACCGACAGATCTCCGGGTGCTGGGCGGTCATGGCGCTACTGGATGTATGCGGAGCCCCCCGAGGGCAGCGGCCGGAATGGGCTCTCCAGGTCGCGGGAAGCGGGCATCGCTCGGACCCAGGACACTACAGTTTCTCTATGCGGTCTCCAGAGCTCGCCTTACCCCGGGGAATGCAG CCCACAGAATTCTTCCAGTCTCTGggtggggaaggagaaaggaacgTTCAGATTGACATGGCCCATGGCACCACCACGCTTGCCTTCAAGTTCCAGCATGGAGTGATTGTAGCAGTGGATTCTCGGGCCTCAGCTGGGTCCTACATTG CTACTTTACGGGTGAACAAGGTGATTGAGATTAACCCTTACCTGCTTGGCACCATGTCTGGCTGTGCAGCAGACTGTCAGTACTGGGAGCGCCTGCTGGCCAAGGAATGCAG GCTGTACTATCTGCGAAATGGAGATCGTATTTCAGTGTCGGCAGCCTCCAAGCTGCTGTCCAACATGATGTGCCAGTACCGGGGCATGGGCCTCTCTATGGGCAGTATGATCTGTGGCTGGGATAAGAAG GGTCCTGGACTCTACTACGTGAATGAACATGGGACTCGGCTCTCAGGAAATATGTTCTCCACTGGTAGTGGGAACACTTATGCCTACGGGGTCATGGACAGTGGCTATCGGCCTAATCTTAGCCCTGAAGAGGCCTATGACCTTGGCCGCAGGGCGATTGCTCATGCCACTCACAGAGACAGCTATTCTGGAGGCGTTGTCAATA TGTACCACATGAAGGAAGATGGTTGGGTAAAAGTAGAAAGTACAGATGTCAGTGACCTGCTGCACCAGTACCGGGAAGCCAACCagtaa
- the TAP2 gene encoding antigen peptide transporter 2 isoform X3, which yields MPLPDLRPWTFLLLVDAALLWLLQGPLGTLLPQGLPGLWLEGTLRLGGLWGLLKLRGLLGFVGTLLPSLCLATPLTVSLRALVAGASRAPPARVASASWSWLLVGYGAAGLSWSLWAVLSPPGAQEKEQDQVNNKVLMWRLLKLSRPDLPLLVAAFFFLVLAVLGETLIPHYSGRVIDILGGDFDPHAFASAIFFMCLFSFGSSLSAGCRGGCFTYTMSRINLRIREQLFSSLLRQDLGFFQEVKTGELNSRLSSDTTLMSNWLPYNANVLLRSLVKVVGLYGFMLSISPRLTLLSLLDMPFTIAAEKVYNTRHQAVLREIQDAVARAGQVVREAVGGLQTVRSFGAEEHEVCRYKEALEQCRQLYWRRDLERALYLLIRRVLHLGVQVLMLSCGLQQMQDGELTQGSLLSFMIYQESVGSYVQTLVYIYGDMLSNVGAADKVFSYMDRQPNLPSPGTLAPTTLQGVVKFQDVSFAYPNRPDRHVLKGLTFTLRPGEVTALVGPNGSGKSTVAALLQNLYQPTAGQVLLDGKPVSQYEHCYLHSQVVSVGQEPVLFSGSVRNNIAYGLQSCEDDKVMAAAQAAHADDFIQEMEHGIYTDVGEKGSQLAAGQKQRLAIARALVRDPRVLILDEATSALDVQCEQAKTFWKFMIF from the exons ATGCCGCTCCCTGACCTGAGACCCTGGACCTTCCTGCTGCTGGTGGACGCGGCTTTACTGTGGCTGCTTCAGGGCCCTCTGGGGACTTTGCTTCCTCAAGGGCTGCCAGGACTATGGCTGGAGGGGACCCTGCGGCTGGGAGGGCTGTGGGGGCTGCTGAAGCTAAGAGGGCTGCTGGGATTTGTGGGGACACTGCTGCCCTCACTCTGTCTGGCCACCCCCCTGACTGTCTCCCTGAGAGCCCTGGTCGCGGGGGCCTCACGTGCTCCCCCAGCCAGAGTCGCTTCAGCCTCTTGGAGCTGGCTGCTGGTGGGGTACGGGGCCGCGGGGCTCAGCTGGTCACTGTGGGCTGTTCTGAGCcctcctggagcccaggagaaggagcaggaCCAGGTGAACAACAAAGTCTTGATGTGGAGGCTGCTGAAGCTCTCCAGGCCGGACCTGCCTCTCCTCGTTGCCGCCTTCTTCTTCCTTGTCCTTGCTGTCTTAG GTGAGACATTAATCCCTCACTATTCTGGTCGTGTGATTGACATCCTGGGAGGTGATTTTGACCCCCATGCCTTTGCCAGTGCCATCTTCTTCATGTGCCTCTTCTCCTTTGGCAG CTCACTGTCTGCAGGCTGCCGAGGAGGCTGCTTCACCTACACCATGTCTAGAATCAACTTGCGGATCCGGGAGCAGCTTTTCTCCTCCCTGCTGCGCCAGGACCTCGGTTTCTTCCAGGAGGTGAAGACAG GGGAGCTGAACTCACGGCTGAGCTCGGATACCACCCTGATGAGTAACTGGCTTCCTTACAATGCCAATGTGCTCTTGCGAAGCCTGGTGAAAGTGGTGGGGCTGTATGGCTTCATGCTCAGCATATCGCCTCGACTCACCCTCCTTTCTCTGCTGGACATGCCCTTCACAATAGCAGCCGAGAAGGTGTACAACACCCGCCATCAG GCAGTGCTTCGGGAGATCCAGGATGCAgtggccagggcagggcaggtggtGCGGGAGGCCGTTGGAGGGTTGCAGACCGTTCGCAGTTTTGGGGCTGAGGAGCATGAAGTCTGTCGCTATAAAGAGGCCCTTGAACAATGCCGGCAGCTGTATTGGCGGAGAGACCTGGAACGCGCCTTGTACCTGCTCATAAGGAGG GTGCTGCACTTGGGGGTGCAGGTGCTGATGCTGAGCTGTGGGCTGCAGCAGATGCAGGATGGGGAGCTCACCCAGGGCAGCCTGCTTTCCTTTATGATCTACCAGGAGAGCGTGGGGAGCTATGTGCAA ACCCTGGTATACATATATGGGGATATGCTCAGCAACGTGGGAGCTGCGGACAAGGTTTTCTCCTACATGGACCGACAGCCAAATCTGCCCTCACCTGGCACACTGGCCCCCACCACTCTGCAGGGGGTTGTGAAATTCCAAGACGTCTCCTTTGCATATCCCAATCGCCCCGACAGGCATGTGCTCAAG GGGCTGACGTTCACCCTACGTCCTGGTGAGGTGACGGCGCTGGTGGGACCCAATGGGTCTGGGAAGAGCACAGTGGCTGCCCTGCTGCAGAATCTGTACCAGCCCACCGCGGGACAGGTGCTGCTGGATGGAAAGCCCGTCTCACAATATGAACACTGCTACCTGCACAGCCAG GTGGTTTCAGTTGGGCAGGAGCCTGTGCTGTTCTCCGGTTCTGTGAGGAACAACATTGCTTATGGGCTGCAGAGCTGCGAAGATGATAAGGTGATGGCGGCTGCCCAGGCTGCCCACGCAGATGACTTCATCCAGGAAATGGAGCATGGAATATACACAG ATGTAGGGGAGAAGGGGAGCCAGCTGGCTGCGGGACAGAAACAACGTCTGGCCATTGCCCGGGCCCTTGTGCGAGACCCACGAGTCCTCATCCTGGATGAGGCCACTAGTGCCCTGGATGTGCAGTGCGAGCAGGCC
- the PSMB8 gene encoding proteasome subunit beta type-8 isoform X3, whose product MWKRFWFPPLRSVAFAFTSSSENRQISGCWAVMALLDVCGAPRGQRPEWALQVAGSGHRSDPGHYSFSMRSPELALPRGMQPTEFFQSLGGEGERNVQIDMAHGTTTLAFKFQHGVIVAVDSRASAGSYIDCQYWERLLAKECRLYYLRNGDRISVSAASKLLSNMMCQYRGMGLSMGSMICGWDKKGPGLYYVNEHGTRLSGNMFSTGSGNTYAYGVMDSGYRPNLSPEEAYDLGRRAIAHATHRDSYSGGVVNMYHMKEDGWVKVESTDVSDLLHQYREANQ is encoded by the exons ATGTGGAAAAGATTCTGGTTCCCTCCCCTTCGATCTGTGGCTTTCGCTTTCACTTCCTCCTCCGAGAACCGACAGATCTCCGGGTGCTGGGCGGTCATGGCGCTACTGGATGTATGCGGAGCCCCCCGAGGGCAGCGGCCGGAATGGGCTCTCCAGGTCGCGGGAAGCGGGCATCGCTCGGACCCAGGACACTACAGTTTCTCTATGCGGTCTCCAGAGCTCGCCTTACCCCGGGGAATGCAG CCCACAGAATTCTTCCAGTCTCTGggtggggaaggagaaaggaacgTTCAGATTGACATGGCCCATGGCACCACCACGCTTGCCTTCAAGTTCCAGCATGGAGTGATTGTAGCAGTGGATTCTCGGGCCTCAGCTGGGTCCTACATTG ACTGTCAGTACTGGGAGCGCCTGCTGGCCAAGGAATGCAG GCTGTACTATCTGCGAAATGGAGATCGTATTTCAGTGTCGGCAGCCTCCAAGCTGCTGTCCAACATGATGTGCCAGTACCGGGGCATGGGCCTCTCTATGGGCAGTATGATCTGTGGCTGGGATAAGAAG GGTCCTGGACTCTACTACGTGAATGAACATGGGACTCGGCTCTCAGGAAATATGTTCTCCACTGGTAGTGGGAACACTTATGCCTACGGGGTCATGGACAGTGGCTATCGGCCTAATCTTAGCCCTGAAGAGGCCTATGACCTTGGCCGCAGGGCGATTGCTCATGCCACTCACAGAGACAGCTATTCTGGAGGCGTTGTCAATA TGTACCACATGAAGGAAGATGGTTGGGTAAAAGTAGAAAGTACAGATGTCAGTGACCTGCTGCACCAGTACCGGGAAGCCAACCagtaa
- the TAP2 gene encoding antigen peptide transporter 2 isoform X1, protein MDGLGEARQVGGQGQGLGLHPRNFLSRILDRAMPLPDLRPWTFLLLVDAALLWLLQGPLGTLLPQGLPGLWLEGTLRLGGLWGLLKLRGLLGFVGTLLPSLCLATPLTVSLRALVAGASRAPPARVASASWSWLLVGYGAAGLSWSLWAVLSPPGAQEKEQDQVNNKVLMWRLLKLSRPDLPLLVAAFFFLVLAVLGETLIPHYSGRVIDILGGDFDPHAFASAIFFMCLFSFGSSLSAGCRGGCFTYTMSRINLRIREQLFSSLLRQDLGFFQEVKTGELNSRLSSDTTLMSNWLPYNANVLLRSLVKVVGLYGFMLSISPRLTLLSLLDMPFTIAAEKVYNTRHQAVLREIQDAVARAGQVVREAVGGLQTVRSFGAEEHEVCRYKEALEQCRQLYWRRDLERALYLLIRRVLHLGVQVLMLSCGLQQMQDGELTQGSLLSFMIYQESVGSYVQTLVYIYGDMLSNVGAADKVFSYMDRQPNLPSPGTLAPTTLQGVVKFQDVSFAYPNRPDRHVLKGLTFTLRPGEVTALVGPNGSGKSTVAALLQNLYQPTAGQVLLDGKPVSQYEHCYLHSQVVSVGQEPVLFSGSVRNNIAYGLQSCEDDKVMAAAQAAHADDFIQEMEHGIYTDVGEKGSQLAAGQKQRLAIARALVRDPRVLILDEATSALDVQCEQALQDWNSRGDRTVLVIAHRLQTVQSAHQILVLQEGELQKLAQLQEGQDFYSRLVQQRLMD, encoded by the exons ATGGACGGGTTGGGCGAAGCCAGGCAGGTAGGAGGGCAGGGACAAGGACTGGGGCTCCACCCCCGTAATTTCTTATCTCGTATCCTTGACAGAGCCATGCCGCTCCCTGACCTGAGACCCTGGACCTTCCTGCTGCTGGTGGACGCGGCTTTACTGTGGCTGCTTCAGGGCCCTCTGGGGACTTTGCTTCCTCAAGGGCTGCCAGGACTATGGCTGGAGGGGACCCTGCGGCTGGGAGGGCTGTGGGGGCTGCTGAAGCTAAGAGGGCTGCTGGGATTTGTGGGGACACTGCTGCCCTCACTCTGTCTGGCCACCCCCCTGACTGTCTCCCTGAGAGCCCTGGTCGCGGGGGCCTCACGTGCTCCCCCAGCCAGAGTCGCTTCAGCCTCTTGGAGCTGGCTGCTGGTGGGGTACGGGGCCGCGGGGCTCAGCTGGTCACTGTGGGCTGTTCTGAGCcctcctggagcccaggagaaggagcaggaCCAGGTGAACAACAAAGTCTTGATGTGGAGGCTGCTGAAGCTCTCCAGGCCGGACCTGCCTCTCCTCGTTGCCGCCTTCTTCTTCCTTGTCCTTGCTGTCTTAG GTGAGACATTAATCCCTCACTATTCTGGTCGTGTGATTGACATCCTGGGAGGTGATTTTGACCCCCATGCCTTTGCCAGTGCCATCTTCTTCATGTGCCTCTTCTCCTTTGGCAG CTCACTGTCTGCAGGCTGCCGAGGAGGCTGCTTCACCTACACCATGTCTAGAATCAACTTGCGGATCCGGGAGCAGCTTTTCTCCTCCCTGCTGCGCCAGGACCTCGGTTTCTTCCAGGAGGTGAAGACAG GGGAGCTGAACTCACGGCTGAGCTCGGATACCACCCTGATGAGTAACTGGCTTCCTTACAATGCCAATGTGCTCTTGCGAAGCCTGGTGAAAGTGGTGGGGCTGTATGGCTTCATGCTCAGCATATCGCCTCGACTCACCCTCCTTTCTCTGCTGGACATGCCCTTCACAATAGCAGCCGAGAAGGTGTACAACACCCGCCATCAG GCAGTGCTTCGGGAGATCCAGGATGCAgtggccagggcagggcaggtggtGCGGGAGGCCGTTGGAGGGTTGCAGACCGTTCGCAGTTTTGGGGCTGAGGAGCATGAAGTCTGTCGCTATAAAGAGGCCCTTGAACAATGCCGGCAGCTGTATTGGCGGAGAGACCTGGAACGCGCCTTGTACCTGCTCATAAGGAGG GTGCTGCACTTGGGGGTGCAGGTGCTGATGCTGAGCTGTGGGCTGCAGCAGATGCAGGATGGGGAGCTCACCCAGGGCAGCCTGCTTTCCTTTATGATCTACCAGGAGAGCGTGGGGAGCTATGTGCAA ACCCTGGTATACATATATGGGGATATGCTCAGCAACGTGGGAGCTGCGGACAAGGTTTTCTCCTACATGGACCGACAGCCAAATCTGCCCTCACCTGGCACACTGGCCCCCACCACTCTGCAGGGGGTTGTGAAATTCCAAGACGTCTCCTTTGCATATCCCAATCGCCCCGACAGGCATGTGCTCAAG GGGCTGACGTTCACCCTACGTCCTGGTGAGGTGACGGCGCTGGTGGGACCCAATGGGTCTGGGAAGAGCACAGTGGCTGCCCTGCTGCAGAATCTGTACCAGCCCACCGCGGGACAGGTGCTGCTGGATGGAAAGCCCGTCTCACAATATGAACACTGCTACCTGCACAGCCAG GTGGTTTCAGTTGGGCAGGAGCCTGTGCTGTTCTCCGGTTCTGTGAGGAACAACATTGCTTATGGGCTGCAGAGCTGCGAAGATGATAAGGTGATGGCGGCTGCCCAGGCTGCCCACGCAGATGACTTCATCCAGGAAATGGAGCATGGAATATACACAG ATGTAGGGGAGAAGGGGAGCCAGCTGGCTGCGGGACAGAAACAACGTCTGGCCATTGCCCGGGCCCTTGTGCGAGACCCACGAGTCCTCATCCTGGATGAGGCCACTAGTGCCCTGGATGTGCAGTGCGAGCAGGCC CTGCAGGACTGGAATTCCCGTGGGGATCGCACAGTGCTGGTGATCGCTCACAGGCTGCAGACAGTTCAGAGCGCCCACCAGATCCTCGTTCTCCAGGAGGGCGAGCTGCAGAAGCTTGCCCAGCTCCAAGAGGGGCAGGACTTCTATTCCCGCCTGGTGCAGCAGCGGCTGATGGACTGA
- the TAP2 gene encoding antigen peptide transporter 2 isoform X2: protein MPLPDLRPWTFLLLVDAALLWLLQGPLGTLLPQGLPGLWLEGTLRLGGLWGLLKLRGLLGFVGTLLPSLCLATPLTVSLRALVAGASRAPPARVASASWSWLLVGYGAAGLSWSLWAVLSPPGAQEKEQDQVNNKVLMWRLLKLSRPDLPLLVAAFFFLVLAVLGETLIPHYSGRVIDILGGDFDPHAFASAIFFMCLFSFGSSLSAGCRGGCFTYTMSRINLRIREQLFSSLLRQDLGFFQEVKTGELNSRLSSDTTLMSNWLPYNANVLLRSLVKVVGLYGFMLSISPRLTLLSLLDMPFTIAAEKVYNTRHQAVLREIQDAVARAGQVVREAVGGLQTVRSFGAEEHEVCRYKEALEQCRQLYWRRDLERALYLLIRRVLHLGVQVLMLSCGLQQMQDGELTQGSLLSFMIYQESVGSYVQTLVYIYGDMLSNVGAADKVFSYMDRQPNLPSPGTLAPTTLQGVVKFQDVSFAYPNRPDRHVLKGLTFTLRPGEVTALVGPNGSGKSTVAALLQNLYQPTAGQVLLDGKPVSQYEHCYLHSQVVSVGQEPVLFSGSVRNNIAYGLQSCEDDKVMAAAQAAHADDFIQEMEHGIYTDVGEKGSQLAAGQKQRLAIARALVRDPRVLILDEATSALDVQCEQALQDWNSRGDRTVLVIAHRLQTVQSAHQILVLQEGELQKLAQLQEGQDFYSRLVQQRLMD from the exons ATGCCGCTCCCTGACCTGAGACCCTGGACCTTCCTGCTGCTGGTGGACGCGGCTTTACTGTGGCTGCTTCAGGGCCCTCTGGGGACTTTGCTTCCTCAAGGGCTGCCAGGACTATGGCTGGAGGGGACCCTGCGGCTGGGAGGGCTGTGGGGGCTGCTGAAGCTAAGAGGGCTGCTGGGATTTGTGGGGACACTGCTGCCCTCACTCTGTCTGGCCACCCCCCTGACTGTCTCCCTGAGAGCCCTGGTCGCGGGGGCCTCACGTGCTCCCCCAGCCAGAGTCGCTTCAGCCTCTTGGAGCTGGCTGCTGGTGGGGTACGGGGCCGCGGGGCTCAGCTGGTCACTGTGGGCTGTTCTGAGCcctcctggagcccaggagaaggagcaggaCCAGGTGAACAACAAAGTCTTGATGTGGAGGCTGCTGAAGCTCTCCAGGCCGGACCTGCCTCTCCTCGTTGCCGCCTTCTTCTTCCTTGTCCTTGCTGTCTTAG GTGAGACATTAATCCCTCACTATTCTGGTCGTGTGATTGACATCCTGGGAGGTGATTTTGACCCCCATGCCTTTGCCAGTGCCATCTTCTTCATGTGCCTCTTCTCCTTTGGCAG CTCACTGTCTGCAGGCTGCCGAGGAGGCTGCTTCACCTACACCATGTCTAGAATCAACTTGCGGATCCGGGAGCAGCTTTTCTCCTCCCTGCTGCGCCAGGACCTCGGTTTCTTCCAGGAGGTGAAGACAG GGGAGCTGAACTCACGGCTGAGCTCGGATACCACCCTGATGAGTAACTGGCTTCCTTACAATGCCAATGTGCTCTTGCGAAGCCTGGTGAAAGTGGTGGGGCTGTATGGCTTCATGCTCAGCATATCGCCTCGACTCACCCTCCTTTCTCTGCTGGACATGCCCTTCACAATAGCAGCCGAGAAGGTGTACAACACCCGCCATCAG GCAGTGCTTCGGGAGATCCAGGATGCAgtggccagggcagggcaggtggtGCGGGAGGCCGTTGGAGGGTTGCAGACCGTTCGCAGTTTTGGGGCTGAGGAGCATGAAGTCTGTCGCTATAAAGAGGCCCTTGAACAATGCCGGCAGCTGTATTGGCGGAGAGACCTGGAACGCGCCTTGTACCTGCTCATAAGGAGG GTGCTGCACTTGGGGGTGCAGGTGCTGATGCTGAGCTGTGGGCTGCAGCAGATGCAGGATGGGGAGCTCACCCAGGGCAGCCTGCTTTCCTTTATGATCTACCAGGAGAGCGTGGGGAGCTATGTGCAA ACCCTGGTATACATATATGGGGATATGCTCAGCAACGTGGGAGCTGCGGACAAGGTTTTCTCCTACATGGACCGACAGCCAAATCTGCCCTCACCTGGCACACTGGCCCCCACCACTCTGCAGGGGGTTGTGAAATTCCAAGACGTCTCCTTTGCATATCCCAATCGCCCCGACAGGCATGTGCTCAAG GGGCTGACGTTCACCCTACGTCCTGGTGAGGTGACGGCGCTGGTGGGACCCAATGGGTCTGGGAAGAGCACAGTGGCTGCCCTGCTGCAGAATCTGTACCAGCCCACCGCGGGACAGGTGCTGCTGGATGGAAAGCCCGTCTCACAATATGAACACTGCTACCTGCACAGCCAG GTGGTTTCAGTTGGGCAGGAGCCTGTGCTGTTCTCCGGTTCTGTGAGGAACAACATTGCTTATGGGCTGCAGAGCTGCGAAGATGATAAGGTGATGGCGGCTGCCCAGGCTGCCCACGCAGATGACTTCATCCAGGAAATGGAGCATGGAATATACACAG ATGTAGGGGAGAAGGGGAGCCAGCTGGCTGCGGGACAGAAACAACGTCTGGCCATTGCCCGGGCCCTTGTGCGAGACCCACGAGTCCTCATCCTGGATGAGGCCACTAGTGCCCTGGATGTGCAGTGCGAGCAGGCC CTGCAGGACTGGAATTCCCGTGGGGATCGCACAGTGCTGGTGATCGCTCACAGGCTGCAGACAGTTCAGAGCGCCCACCAGATCCTCGTTCTCCAGGAGGGCGAGCTGCAGAAGCTTGCCCAGCTCCAAGAGGGGCAGGACTTCTATTCCCGCCTGGTGCAGCAGCGGCTGATGGACTGA